Proteins encoded together in one Triticum dicoccoides isolate Atlit2015 ecotype Zavitan chromosome 7B, WEW_v2.0, whole genome shotgun sequence window:
- the LOC119339946 gene encoding uncharacterized protein LOC119339946, with protein MAPPAAGDTPPPPAASESSASTEEESRWLAALSEPELDLLISLKMLAVKRAETAGRPHLADAFDLRTLRALGVVLLEDFKQRLREETSLHATGLDRLALSRDPVTDVSVGSSSSDSEVFRRRSKDQQAIKPSGAKRKRKQTHDGDHGEDVQRNKKRRKTSERRWRRS; from the exons atggcGCCTCCCGCCGCCGGCGACACCCCACCTCCTCCGGCGGCCTCAGAGAGCAGCGccagcaccgaggaggagtcgCGGTGGCTCGCCGCCCTCTCGGAGCCCGAGCTC GATTTGCTCATCAGCCTGAAGATGCTGGCCGTGAAGCGGGCGGAGACTGCCGGCCGCCCCCACCTCGCCGACGCCTTCGATCTGCGCACCCTGCGGGCCCTCG GTGTTGTTTTGCTCGAAGATTTCAAACAGCGGCTAAGAGAAGAAACCTCGCTTCATGCAACCGGTCTTGATAGACTTGCGCTATCAAGGGATCCTGTTACGGATGTTAGTGTCGGTAGTAGCAGTAGTGATTCTGAGGTGTTCAGGCGGCGCAGCAAAGATCAACAAGCAATAAAGCCAAGCGGTGCCAAGAGGAAACGAAAGCAGACACATGATGG GGATCATGGAGAGGATGTCCAAaggaacaagaaaagaagaaaaacgagCGAGAGGAGATGGCGGCGGTCATAA
- the LOC119336442 gene encoding protease 2-like, translating to MLLRIGLAVGSTLPRLPHPLPSIPPPLRPQSSCRLLSRRRALLLLPLSSLRPSSSSAAMAAPPVARKVPRKLAEHGDVRVDDYYWLRDDARADPAVLAHLRAENDYTAALMSDTKQLEDEIFAEIRGRIKEDDIDAPLRKGQYYYYKRTLTGKEYAQRCRRLVPTDGPVTVHDEMPTGPDAPAEHIILDENLKAEGHDYYSIGAFKVSPSGKLVAYAEDTKGDEIYTVYVIDAESGQYVGQPLKAITSDIEWAGDDNLVYITMDNILRPDKVWLHKLGSDQSDDTCLYHEKDDTFSLGLHASESKQYLFVGSGSKNTSFIFYLDIPNQSKELAVLTPRVDGIDTTASHRGNHFYITRRSEEFYNSELVACPLDNVADTTVLLPHRESVKIQDVQLFENHIAIYERENGLPKATVYRLPATGEAVGQLQGGRAIDFIDPAYAVEPEPSQFHSNVVRFYYSSMRTPPSIFDYDMDTGVSVLKKIDTVLGGFDVSNYVTERKWAAASDGTQIPMSVLYRKDMVKLDGSDPMLLYGYGSYEICIDPTFRGSRFSLVDRGFIYVIAHIRGGGEMGRKWYEDGKLLKKKNTFTDFIACAEHLIENKYCTKEKLCINGRSAGGLLMGAVLNMRPDLFKAVVAGVPFVDVLTTMLDPTIPLTTAEWEEWGDPRKEEYYYYMKSYSPVDNVKAQDYPHILVTAGLNDPRVMYSEPAKFVAKLRELKTDNNLLLFKCELGAGHFSKSGRFEKLREDAFTYAFILKALGMTPPTTASSL from the exons ATGCTCCTCCGCATCGGCCTCGCCGTCGGCTCCACGCTCCCccgcctcccccaccccctcccctcgatcccgccgccgctccggccccAATCCTCCTGCCGCCTCCTctcccgccgccgcgccctcctcctcctccccctctcctccctgcgcccctcctcctcctccgccgcgatGGCCGCGCCGCCGGTGGCCAGGAAGGTGCCGCGGAAGCTGGCGGAGCACGGCGACGTGCGCGTCGACGACTACTACTGGCTCCGCGACGACGCGCGCGCCGACCCGGCCGTCCTCGCCCACCTCCGCGCCGAGAACGACTACACCGCCGCCCTCATGTCCG ATACCAAGCAACTCGAGGACGAAATATTCGCTGAGATCCGGGGGAGGATCAAGGAGGACGACATAGACGCGCCTCTGCGCAAGGGGCAGTATTACTACTACAAAAGAACGTTGACCGGCAAGGAGTACGCGCAACGCTGCAGGCGTCTTGTGCCGACCGATGGCCCTGTTACAGTCCACGACGAGATGCCCACAGGCCCTGATGCGCCTGCTGAGCATATTATTCTGGACGAGAATTTAAAGGCTGAGGGCCATGACTACTACAGCATCGGGGCTTTCAAG GTCAGTCCCAGCGGCAAGCTAGTTGCCTACGCAGAAGACACCAAGGGTGATGAAATCTACACTGTTTATGTCATTGACGCCGAGAGTGGACAGTATGTTGGGCAACCACTGAAAGCAATTACTTCTGACATTGAGTGGGCCGGTGATGACAACCTTGTTTACATAACAATGGACAACATTCTTCGACCAGATAAA GTATGGTTACACAAGTTAGGATCTGATCAATCGGATGATACATGCCTGTATCATGAAAAGGATGACACATTTTCACTTGGTCTTCATGCTTCCGAAAGCAAACAGTATTTATTTGTTGGATCTGGAAGcaaaaatacaagctttatattttaCCTAGACATACCCAATCAGAGCAAGGAGCTCGCAGTTTTGACACCTCGCGTAGATGGCATCGATACAACAGCAAGTCACCGTGGAAACCATTTCTATATTACAAGGAGAAGTGAAGAATTCTACAACTCCGAATTGGTCGCTTGCCCGTTGGATAATGTAGCTGACACCACTGTCTTGCTACCGCATAGAGAAAG TGTGAAAATTCAGGATGTCCAACTCTTTGAGAATCACATTGCCATATATGAGCGTGAGAATGGTCTACCAAAAGCAACTGTCTATCGCTTACCAGCCACTGGAGAGGCAGTTGGGCAACTTCAGGGAGGACGGGCAATTGATTTTATTGATCCAGCATATGCAGTGGAACCTGAGCCATCACAGTTCCATTCAAATGTTGTCCGCTTTTATTATAGCTCAATGAGGACGCCACCCTCTATCTTTGACTATGACATGGATACGGGGGTGTCGGTATTGAAGAAAATTGACACT GTTTTAGGTGGATTTGATGTGTCAAACTATGTAACAGAGAGAAAATGGGCTGCTGCTTCTGATGGAACTCAGATTCCCATGTCCGTTCTTTACAGAAAAGATATGGTGAAGCTTGATGGCTCAGACCCCATGTTGCTATATGGATATGGCTCGTATGAG ATATGCATAGATCCGACTTTCAGGGGATCTAGGTTCTCTCTGGTGGACAGGGGTTTTATATACGTGATAGCTCATATCCGTGGAGGTGGTGAAATGGGCCGCAAGTGGTATGAAGATGGAAAGCTATTGAAGAAGAAAAACACTTTCACTGATTTCATTGCTTGTGCTGAGCACTTGATAGAAAACAAGTACTGTACGAAGGAAAAGCTTTGCATCAACGGGAGAAGCGCAGGTGGTCTACTAATGGGTGCTGTCCTAAATATGAGGCCTGACTTATTCAAGGCAGTTGTTGCTGGGGTCCCTTTCGTTGATGTTCTCACAACTATGCTTGACCCAACTATCCCGTTGACTACTGCTGAATGGGAG GAGTGGGGTGATCCAAGGAAAGAAGAATACTACTATTACATGAAATCTTATTCTCCTGTTGATAAC GTAAAAGCACAAGACTATCCCCACATTCTCGTCACTGCTGGCTTGAACG ATCCCCGCGTGATGTACTCGGAGCCTGCTAAGTTCGTGGCCAAGCTGAGGGAGCTCAAGACAGACAACAACCTCCTGCTGTTCAAGTGCGAGCTCGGCGCCGGGCACTTCTCCAAGTCGGGGAG GTTTGAGAAGTTGCGAGAAGACGCCTTCACCTACGCATTCATTCTCAAGGCGCTGGGCATGACTCCTCCAACAACGGCTTCTTCGCTGTGA
- the LOC119337432 gene encoding coiled-coil domain-containing protein 12-like has translation MGAEEDAAARRERLKALRAAKELLSTPDGAAPAPDADQQNGEHETAEEQGTGPALPGSVDAPEDASKENVSPTKESDEVEDNGEVPLKFRNYLPHDERLRGGKMAPLSLPKFEDPIAADAAESKQLENPFGNIAPKNPNWDLKRDVQKRIDKLEKRTQKALAEIALEQQKEKEALEEGGDAAQE, from the exons ATGggcgccgaggaggacgccgccgcccgccgcgagCGCCTCAAGGCCCTCCGCGCAGCCAAGGAGCTCCTCTCCACCCCCGACGGCGCCGCCCCCGCACCCGACGCGGACCAGCA GAATGGTGAGCATGAGACTGCAGAAGAACAGGGGACAGGGCCAGCATTACCAGGTTCTGTGGATGCACCCGAGGATGCTTCCAAGGAGAACGTTAGCCCCACTAAGGAATCCGATGAGGTTGAAGACAATGG GGAGGTACCACTGAAGTTCAGAAACTACCTTCCTCATGATGAGCGGCTCCGAGGTGGCAAGATGGCCCCGCTGTCTCTTCCCAAGTTTGAAGATCCGATCGCTGCTGATGCCGCTGAATCAAAGCAGCTGGAG AATCCCTTCGGGAACATCGCCCCAAAGAACCCAAACTGGGACCTGAAACGAGACGTGCAGAAGAGGATCGACAAGCTGGAGAAGCGCACTCAGAAAGCTCTGGCGGAAATTGCAT TGGAGCAGCAAAAGGAGAAAGAGGCGCTGGAGGAGGGAGGCGATGCAGCTCAAGAGTGA
- the LOC119339783 gene encoding disease resistance protein Pik-2-like — protein MAKNTHEEPICVVAVVQPAVRLEPDKHTRLPPLRRRLVRRWIADGYTRDSSQESAEHNGEVLFSDLHERSIIHQPPQKIATATLDGPRMAICQVNGFIHEYIVARRMDENLFELEGNSALTTQRTGRHLVIFGNWNRDRIVFKSIDFSRLRSLTVFGKWEPFFISKGMKILRVLDLEDARGMKDADLEKMVNLLPRLKFLSLRGCREICHLPSSLGDLRQLQTLDVRGTSIVTLPENITLLQKLQYIRAGSGTKEKTSSMLNFTASAPPVSSCWLPELCKRRQLVGVVVPGGIGKLTALHTLGVVNVAASGGEAILEELKKLTQLRKLGVSGINKKNSNEFFSAIKEHVHLESLSVQLNKDSQVCLDGIPLPLENLQSLKLYGLVNVQLQGRRDGLRKLHLEMATIMEDDIEFLGKLPLLCVLRVKQIQDGELHFHVVVDGQEEDSFGSVNVLQIACGCSSSSLHVTFGSKTMKELELLKVDCHGGSPPYLFSGIENLVQLKQILLVKCSNTEALKGQLESQLAEHPNKPVVKLEEPPRSS, from the coding sequence ATGGCCAAGAATACTCACGAGGAGCCCATCTGCGTTGTCGCTGTCGTCCAGCCGGCGGTACGCCTGGAGCCCGACAAACACACCCGCCTACCACCGCTGCGGAGGCGACTAGTAAGGCGGTGGATTGCAGACGGTTACACGAGGGACAGCAGTCAAGAGTCTGCAGAACATAATGGGGAGGTGCTCTTCTCCGATCTTCATGAAAGGAGCATAATCCATCAGCCACCACAAAAAATAGCCACTGCCACACTGGATGGCCCAAGAATGGCCATCTGCCAAGTCAATGGTTTCATACATGAGTACATCGTCGCACGGCGAATGGACGAGAACCTGTTTGAACTGGAAGGAAATAGTGCCCTGACCACTCAGCGCACAGGGCGTCACCTTGTCATATTTGGAAATTGGAACAGAGATAGAATTGTGTTCAAGAGCATTGACTTCTCACGGCTACGGTCACTGACAGTATTTGGGAAATGGGAACCATTCTTTATCTCAAAAGGTATGAAGATTCTCCGCGTGCTTGATCTAGAGGATGCACGGGGTATGAAGGATGCTGATCTCGAGAAGATGGTGAACCTATTGCCTCGCCTCAAATTTCTCTCGCTACGAGGATGCCGTGAGATCTGCCATCTACCCAGTTCACTGGGTGATCTGAGGCAGCTCCAGACTCTGGACGTCAGGGGCACCTCTATAGTCACCCTTCCGGAAAACATTACCTTGTTACAGAAGCTGCAGTATATTCGTGCTGGAAGTGGCACCAAGGAAAAAACATCCAGCATGTTGAACTTTACAGCATCAGCTCCACCAGTTTCATCCTGTTGGTTACCCGAGTTGTGCAAGCGTCGTCAATTAGTTGGTGTTGTGGTACCTGGAGGGATCGGGAAGCTGACCGCATTGCATACACTCGGTGTTGTCAATGTCGCTGCTTCAGGGGGGGAAGCTATACTCGAAGAGCTAAAGAAGCTGACCCAGTTGCGGAAGCTGGGTGTATCTGGCATCAACAAGAAGAACAGCAATGAGTTCTTCTCTGCAATCAAGGAGCATGTCCATCTGGAATCATTATCCGTGCAGCTCAACAAGGACAGTCAAGTTTGCTTGGATGGCATCCCCCTGCCGTTGGAGAACCTGCAAAGCCTTAAATTGTATGgacttgttaatgtccagttgcaaGGTAGGAGAGACGGGCTAAGAAAGCTGCATTTAGAGATGGCTACAATAATGGAAGATGACATAGAGTTCCTTGGCAAGCTACCACTGCTATGTGTTCTTCGTGTGAAGCAGATTCAAGATGGCGAGCTCCATTTTCATGTCGTTGTGGATGGACAAGAGGAAGACTCATTCGGGAGCGTCAACGTCCTCCAGATTGCTTGCGGTTGCAGCTCCAGCAGCTTACATGTTACTTTTGGATCTAAAACAATGAAGGAGCTTGAGCTGCTCAAGGTTGACTGCCACGGTGGGTCGCCACCATATCTGTTCTCTGGCATAGAGAATCTAGTACAACTAAAGCAAATCTTGCTAGTTAAATGTTCCAACACTGAAGCACTGAAGGGGCAACTTGAGAGCCAGCTTGCCGAGCATCCCAACAAGCCTGTTGTGAAGCTGGAGGAACCACCACGATCGTCCTGA